The proteins below come from a single Nitrospiraceae bacterium genomic window:
- a CDS encoding DUF3391 domain-containing protein yields the protein MNKRISIHDLRPGMHITGMDRSWFKTPFLRHKWTIKREDEIALLRNYGIKEVQIDTEKGCDLAGLSEVQHTSEDHDLFPSTSLPSPRVGSGPNPEDIEAARLLRAEAISTMEVFFRQMETPTPQHLQEVRSVVSILLDGILDHQAAMVSLIQMRRFDPNLASHGVDTGMLAMAIGQEHGCDPTQLKLVGLAALLHDIGQLRLPLNMIRKVERFTPQEQKLMQAHCEMGVAILKQFPDIPDESKRMVLEHHERLDGSGYPKGLRGLQISELTQILSIADTYDAQISGRCSCPPVPPARALSELYQAAVEGQYHLYLVQRLIQLLGVYPIGSLVRLNTGEQAVVVWVSSHSRMTPTIKLLKDSSDQLYPEQEIIDLAAQSPTTPHRSIEKALDPIREGWDMSKILEALW from the coding sequence ATGAATAAACGTATTTCGATTCATGATCTGCGGCCTGGAATGCATATTACGGGTATGGACCGATCATGGTTTAAAACCCCGTTTCTCCGTCACAAATGGACGATCAAACGAGAAGATGAGATTGCCCTATTGCGCAATTATGGAATTAAGGAAGTCCAGATCGACACGGAAAAGGGATGCGATCTTGCCGGGTTGAGTGAGGTTCAGCACACGTCGGAGGACCATGATCTTTTTCCCTCAACCTCGTTACCATCCCCCAGGGTGGGTTCAGGGCCCAATCCGGAAGACATTGAGGCCGCGCGTCTCCTTCGCGCAGAAGCTATCTCCACCATGGAGGTATTTTTCCGTCAAATGGAGACGCCCACTCCCCAACACCTCCAGGAAGTCCGAAGTGTGGTCAGCATCCTGCTTGATGGAATTTTAGACCACCAGGCGGCCATGGTGTCCCTGATTCAAATGCGTCGATTCGATCCTAACCTCGCCTCTCATGGGGTAGATACGGGAATGTTAGCCATGGCCATCGGACAAGAACACGGCTGCGATCCGACACAGTTAAAGCTCGTAGGGCTTGCCGCTCTACTCCACGACATCGGACAACTTCGTCTCCCGTTGAATATGATCCGTAAGGTGGAACGATTCACACCGCAAGAGCAGAAACTTATGCAGGCGCATTGTGAAATGGGCGTGGCCATTCTTAAGCAATTCCCCGATATTCCTGACGAATCGAAACGGATGGTCTTGGAACACCATGAGCGGCTTGACGGTTCCGGTTACCCTAAGGGATTACGAGGCCTTCAGATTTCGGAACTCACCCAAATACTGAGCATTGCCGACACGTATGACGCGCAAATTAGTGGACGATGCAGCTGTCCGCCCGTGCCACCTGCCCGGGCTTTATCCGAGCTGTATCAGGCTGCTGTCGAAGGGCAATACCATCTGTATCTGGTCCAACGATTAATTCAACTCTTAGGGGTATATCCAATTGGTTCCCTGGTTCGGCTGAATACCGGCGAACAGGCGGTCGTCGTGTGGGTGTCTAGTCATAGTCGAATGACCCCGACCATCAAATTACTCAAGGACTCCTCGGACCAACTCTATCCCGAGCAGGAAATCATTGATCTGGCGGCACAAAGCCCAACTACACCTCATCGATCGATTGAAAAAGCCTTGGACCCTATTCGGGAAGGATGGGATATGTCGAAAATCCTTGAAGCCTTATGGTAA
- a CDS encoding PAS domain S-box protein: MDRQHFFQELKQMDIPGLETALRSSQAFVHTLMDSINIGICHVNTQGQILSLNLEGARILHRTESSCLGQSFHAHAECLHIDLLTQEEHCPITRSITTGKSIWRPQLLIRRPSGETRWVEFQSTPLTNPRHSGALIIFRDLSQELRQHEAHQHLASMPEESPNPIVEVDAQGHLAYANPAMIRLLDTYGFREDGVPMVLPATLTQLALGCLKTATPVRGLTVIVEHHHFDWTFSPLQEKSLVRGYGLDITHHVRVSQTMTELHSQFSSLVDSAHEGIISADLHGTIVSWNPAAESIFGYQPDEVLGHSIVTLLEEGYRDMYRKGLGDISYGRSSTFPLQQPLELTGLRKSGESFPLEISSTSWKIGMDTHYGFILRDISERKRLEHALIAEKDHLVTTLQSVAEGIVTTDREGRISFLNPLAEQITEWTTQEALHRPFQEIFRLTSDSQKNDEESSLQFSSRTLVLSEVDAPHQLLTKHGRQRKITLREGPIRDHSGHLVGTVIVFRDITDQSRHQEEQQRISKLNSLGVLAGGLAHDFNNILTTILGNVFVAKLRMVANDPLTQNLEQAEQACLRAKELTQQLLTFAKGGAPIKTSIALGDLLRKSTIFALSGSSISCHFDIPDDLWPLDADPGQIRQVFQNITLNARQAMPHGGHLSVKVENVGLKDASALPSSSLIPGNYVEVSFEDQGNGIEARQLPNIFDPYYTTKPGASGLGLATAHSIIQQHHGHISVTSKVGVGTTFTVYIPSTYVTPENEAQHIPAIPRKSRGRVLVMDDEHSIRRMVEDALTQFGYDVVSVPDGQTAIDLFSKALADGMKFEVVILDLTIPGAMGGVKAIQHLRNLDPHVKAIVTSGYSDDPIICHFQDHGFQGILIKPYKIFDLAKTLESMFSRN; encoded by the coding sequence GTGGATCGGCAACATTTTTTTCAAGAACTCAAACAAATGGACATCCCTGGACTAGAGACGGCCTTACGTTCCTCTCAAGCCTTTGTGCATACCCTGATGGACTCCATCAACATTGGCATCTGCCACGTGAATACTCAAGGGCAGATTCTTTCCCTCAATCTGGAAGGCGCCAGAATTCTTCATCGAACCGAATCCTCATGCCTCGGGCAATCCTTTCATGCACATGCGGAATGTCTCCATATTGATCTTCTCACACAGGAGGAACATTGCCCGATCACGAGATCAATCACCACGGGAAAATCCATCTGGCGGCCTCAACTCTTGATCCGACGGCCAAGTGGGGAGACCCGTTGGGTGGAATTCCAATCCACGCCACTGACCAATCCGCGCCACTCAGGTGCGCTGATTATTTTTCGTGATCTCAGCCAGGAACTCCGGCAACACGAAGCGCATCAGCACCTGGCGTCGATGCCGGAAGAAAGCCCGAATCCCATCGTGGAAGTGGACGCCCAGGGACACCTGGCCTATGCCAACCCTGCCATGATCCGCCTCCTCGACACCTATGGATTCCGGGAAGACGGTGTGCCAATGGTGCTTCCAGCCACACTGACACAGCTCGCCCTGGGATGCCTCAAAACCGCAACCCCCGTCAGAGGTCTCACGGTCATTGTTGAACACCACCACTTTGATTGGACCTTTTCTCCTCTCCAGGAAAAAAGTCTCGTACGGGGATATGGCCTGGATATCACGCATCATGTGCGGGTCAGCCAAACCATGACCGAACTCCATTCCCAATTTTCTTCACTGGTGGACTCCGCCCATGAAGGGATCATTTCTGCCGATTTACACGGAACCATTGTCTCTTGGAATCCTGCAGCCGAGTCAATTTTCGGTTATCAGCCTGACGAGGTCCTGGGACACTCAATCGTGACCTTATTGGAAGAAGGCTATCGAGACATGTACCGAAAAGGACTGGGAGATATCAGTTATGGTCGATCTTCGACTTTTCCTCTTCAGCAGCCCTTAGAACTCACCGGCTTACGGAAAAGCGGCGAATCATTTCCTTTGGAAATTTCGTCCACAAGTTGGAAAATCGGCATGGACACCCATTACGGCTTTATCCTTCGAGACATTTCAGAACGAAAACGCCTCGAACATGCCCTCATTGCTGAAAAGGATCATCTGGTTACCACGCTTCAATCAGTCGCGGAAGGCATCGTCACGACTGATCGAGAAGGACGCATTTCTTTCTTAAACCCTTTGGCGGAGCAGATTACCGAATGGACAACCCAGGAAGCCTTGCATCGCCCATTCCAAGAAATTTTCCGTCTGACCAGTGATAGCCAAAAAAATGATGAGGAGTCGTCTTTGCAGTTTTCTTCCAGAACCCTTGTCCTTTCCGAGGTGGATGCCCCTCATCAATTACTAACCAAACATGGCCGGCAGCGGAAGATTACGCTGCGAGAGGGACCGATCCGCGATCATAGCGGTCATCTCGTAGGTACGGTGATCGTTTTCCGAGATATTACCGACCAATCTCGTCACCAAGAAGAACAACAACGAATCAGCAAACTCAACTCTTTAGGGGTGTTGGCAGGAGGGCTGGCTCACGATTTCAATAATATTCTCACGACGATTTTGGGGAATGTGTTCGTGGCCAAATTGCGAATGGTGGCCAACGACCCCCTGACACAAAACCTCGAGCAAGCCGAGCAGGCCTGTTTGCGTGCCAAAGAATTGACCCAACAACTGCTGACCTTTGCCAAGGGCGGAGCGCCGATAAAGACATCCATCGCGTTAGGAGATCTGCTGCGAAAAAGTACGATTTTTGCCCTATCAGGGTCTTCAATCAGTTGTCATTTTGACATCCCCGATGACCTTTGGCCTCTTGATGCGGACCCCGGTCAAATCCGGCAGGTTTTTCAAAACATCACCCTCAATGCCAGACAGGCCATGCCTCACGGAGGACACTTAAGCGTCAAAGTAGAAAACGTAGGACTAAAAGATGCCTCGGCCCTTCCTTCATCCTCACTCATCCCTGGAAACTATGTGGAAGTGTCTTTCGAAGACCAGGGGAACGGGATTGAAGCCCGTCAACTGCCAAATATTTTTGATCCGTATTACACCACCAAACCGGGCGCATCCGGGTTGGGGTTAGCCACCGCCCATAGCATCATCCAGCAGCATCATGGACACATCAGCGTGACATCAAAAGTCGGAGTCGGCACGACCTTTACCGTGTATATCCCATCCACTTATGTCACCCCTGAAAATGAGGCACAGCACATTCCAGCCATTCCCCGAAAATCCAGAGGACGGGTCCTGGTTATGGATGACGAACACAGCATTCGCCGTATGGTTGAGGATGCACTGACGCAGTTCGGCTATGATGTTGTCAGCGTCCCGGATGGCCAAACCGCTATCGACCTGTTTTCCAAAGCACTAGCGGACGGAATGAAATTCGAAGTGGTCATCCTTGATCTGACCATCCCTGGCGCGATGGGAGGAGTTAAAGCCATTCAGCATCTTAGAAATTTAGACCCCCACGTTAAAGCTATTGTCACCAGCGGATATTCAGACGATCCCATTATTTGCCATTTTCAAGACCATGGATTCCAGGGAATCCTGATCAAACCCTATAAAATATTCGACCTCGCAAAAACTCTTGAATCCATGTTTTCTCGAAACTAG
- a CDS encoding tetratricopeptide repeat protein has protein sequence MMKASLLVSVFIAMNLGAVGCAQKEQSMFTLQDEHYQQIMERQKAGINPESQAPVDLTQVMKGDEYEKLGDAHLQQGDFQTAKIQYEKVLEASPEQIPARYKLAVIYLEKGSPQNAYDQFHQILDYDLNFAPAYEGMGRALLKMEKDQEAEKEFQAALLYDAEMWTSKNYLGIVADRRHDHKAAIGLYEVALQKKADDPSILNNLGMAYYLDSQYEEAVRTFQHAIQVGGSNDKISNNLGLALTKLGHFDLAYEAYARGMDSAKAYNNLGMAFLEVGKFARASRCFEKAIETQPTFYEKAKENLMLSNRMLAKLPMVQQQALIRRDPVCVGAT, from the coding sequence ATGATGAAGGCGAGCCTCCTCGTATCTGTGTTCATAGCAATGAATTTGGGTGCCGTGGGGTGTGCCCAAAAAGAACAGTCCATGTTTACCCTCCAGGATGAACATTACCAGCAAATTATGGAACGACAGAAGGCGGGGATTAATCCGGAATCTCAAGCGCCTGTGGATCTTACGCAAGTCATGAAGGGCGACGAGTATGAAAAACTGGGCGATGCCCATCTACAACAAGGCGATTTCCAGACGGCAAAAATTCAATATGAAAAAGTGCTAGAGGCCTCGCCCGAACAGATTCCTGCACGGTACAAGTTGGCGGTGATCTATTTGGAAAAGGGATCCCCTCAGAATGCCTATGACCAATTTCACCAAATCCTGGATTATGATTTGAATTTTGCTCCAGCCTATGAGGGGATGGGCCGGGCCTTGCTGAAAATGGAAAAGGATCAGGAAGCGGAGAAGGAATTCCAGGCGGCCTTATTGTATGACGCTGAGATGTGGACCTCCAAAAATTACCTGGGTATTGTGGCGGATCGACGTCATGATCATAAAGCGGCCATTGGCCTGTATGAAGTCGCCTTGCAAAAGAAAGCAGATGATCCTTCGATTTTGAACAATTTAGGTATGGCGTATTACCTTGATAGCCAATATGAAGAGGCAGTCAGAACTTTTCAACATGCGATTCAAGTTGGTGGATCCAACGACAAAATTTCGAACAATCTCGGGTTAGCTCTCACCAAACTTGGGCATTTCGATCTGGCCTACGAAGCCTATGCCCGAGGAATGGATTCGGCCAAGGCCTATAATAACTTGGGTATGGCATTTTTGGAAGTTGGGAAGTTTGCACGAGCTTCCCGTTGTTTTGAGAAAGCCATTGAAACCCAACCGACCTTTTATGAAAAGGCCAAAGAAAATTTAATGCTCAGCAATCGGATGCTGGCGAAACTTCCTATGGTTCAGCAGCAAGCCTTAATCCGACGGGACCCTGTGTGTGTCGGGGCAACTTGA
- a CDS encoding type II secretion system F family protein: MMDPLVLISLLVFLGVLVMGWGAWSYMQSQERVKDWSIRAKGQSLSQSSSKKNDKKVSLKDQGMKLLERLGQVNKPKDQAVTTRLRASLATAGYRSPRAIVVFLGTRIFLAILLGLTFLIFGSEVMQGKDPMFFPMVLIGVMMVGFYGPQLWLSSAITKRKERLVNGFPDALDLMVVCVEAGLGLDQAIARVGQEVKQGHPDLGDEFILLNLELRAGLSREQGLRNLVNRTDLDDIRSLVALLIQTDRFGTSIGQALRVHSDSMRLKRRLKAEERGAQLPVKLMIPLILFIFPALMVVIIGPGAISLLRNLMPAMGG; this comes from the coding sequence ATGATGGATCCATTAGTCCTAATCAGTCTTTTGGTCTTTTTGGGTGTTCTTGTTATGGGCTGGGGTGCGTGGAGTTATATGCAGTCTCAGGAAAGGGTCAAGGACTGGAGTATACGGGCGAAGGGCCAATCTCTCTCGCAGAGTTCTTCGAAAAAAAATGACAAGAAAGTTAGCTTAAAAGACCAAGGGATGAAGCTTCTTGAGCGATTGGGGCAGGTCAATAAACCCAAGGATCAAGCCGTTACCACTCGTTTGCGAGCCTCATTGGCCACGGCAGGGTATCGAAGCCCTCGAGCGATTGTAGTGTTTTTGGGAACCCGGATTTTTCTGGCCATTCTGCTAGGCCTGACCTTTCTGATTTTTGGTTCCGAGGTGATGCAGGGGAAAGATCCCATGTTTTTCCCCATGGTGTTGATTGGTGTCATGATGGTGGGATTTTATGGTCCCCAGCTGTGGCTGAGTAGTGCCATCACTAAACGAAAAGAACGCTTAGTGAATGGGTTTCCTGATGCGTTGGATTTGATGGTGGTGTGCGTAGAAGCAGGGTTAGGGCTGGATCAAGCCATTGCCCGCGTTGGGCAGGAAGTCAAGCAAGGCCATCCCGATCTTGGTGATGAATTTATCTTGTTAAACTTGGAGCTACGTGCTGGCTTAAGCCGGGAACAAGGCCTTCGGAATTTGGTTAACAGAACGGACCTCGACGATATTCGTAGTTTAGTCGCCTTACTGATTCAGACGGATCGATTTGGCACGAGTATTGGCCAGGCGCTTCGCGTTCACTCCGATTCCATGCGATTAAAACGAAGGCTTAAAGCTGAAGAGCGAGGGGCACAGCTTCCAGTGAAATTGATGATCCCTCTTATATTATTTATTTTCCCTGCATTAATGGTGGTGATTATTGGTCCTGGTGCGATCAGCCTGCTGCGAAATTTAATGCCGGCTATGGGAGGGTGA
- a CDS encoding type II secretion system F family protein has protein sequence MTVAISIGIFLSIILFVEGAYYCYHQYMNPHNKNLKRRLRGGSGKPGDLQKTQEAPGILRNRKMSDIPWIQNLLGSMTSLGGLERLLQQANSQMPVGVFFLLSGVLGGAGLLVATFQDYGMFAALGLSLMGMSLPLLQMKRKRKRRFKEFERQLPEALDLMARALRAGHAFSVGMKMIGDEFPDPIGPEFSRTVEEISFGIDVPQAMNNLNGRVISTDLKFFVTALVVQRETGGNLAEIIEAISRLIRQRFELLGRVKALSAEGRMSGIILFCMPIVMSILLWFLNEAYMRILIEDEIGRMMALGSGLLMLVGAYVMKNMCDIKV, from the coding sequence ATGACCGTGGCCATTAGTATTGGAATATTTCTGTCTATTATTCTATTTGTGGAGGGAGCGTATTACTGCTACCACCAATATATGAATCCCCACAACAAAAATCTCAAGCGGCGCTTGCGTGGTGGATCAGGAAAGCCGGGAGACCTTCAAAAAACCCAGGAAGCACCTGGAATCCTTCGAAATCGGAAAATGAGCGACATTCCGTGGATCCAAAATTTACTGGGTTCTATGACGTCGTTGGGGGGATTGGAACGATTACTCCAACAGGCCAATAGTCAAATGCCTGTTGGCGTGTTTTTTCTCTTATCCGGAGTGCTTGGAGGAGCAGGGTTGCTGGTCGCCACCTTTCAGGACTATGGGATGTTTGCTGCTCTTGGTCTGAGTCTAATGGGTATGAGTCTTCCTTTGCTTCAGATGAAACGGAAGCGGAAACGTCGCTTTAAGGAATTTGAACGCCAATTGCCCGAAGCATTAGATTTGATGGCTCGGGCCCTTCGGGCGGGACATGCCTTTTCCGTGGGTATGAAGATGATCGGGGATGAATTTCCGGATCCGATCGGTCCTGAGTTTAGCCGGACCGTGGAGGAAATTTCGTTTGGAATCGATGTCCCTCAAGCGATGAATAATTTAAATGGTCGGGTAATCAGTACTGACCTGAAGTTTTTCGTCACGGCCTTAGTCGTCCAACGAGAAACAGGGGGGAACTTAGCAGAAATCATTGAAGCGATTTCTCGACTCATTCGGCAACGATTTGAATTACTTGGTCGAGTCAAAGCGCTTTCGGCCGAAGGCCGGATGTCGGGGATTATTTTATTCTGCATGCCGATTGTAATGAGCATTCTATTGTGGTTCTTGAATGAAGCCTACATGCGAATTTTGATTGAAGATGAGATTGGTCGAATGATGGCTCTGGGTTCAGGTCTGTTAATGCTGGTGGGAGCCTATGTGATGAAAAATATGTGTGATATTAAAGTCTAG
- a CDS encoding CpaF family protein, whose amino-acid sequence MYETKWDEVGAGTGIGALNLGPLKERLHRQVIDSLDLSVVAKLDNDLLKIELTKLVQEMLEKESVPLSMKERESLIADIEHEVMGLGPLEPLVQDQTVNDILVNRADQIYVERAGKLELTNVKFRDEAHLRKIIEKIVSAVGRRIDESSPMVDARLLDGSRVNAIIPPLALNGSSISIRKFSKDKLQIADLVNKRSLTPEIAELLRGIVEARLNILISGGTGCGKTTILNILSGFIPSDERIVTIEDSAELQLRQEHVVRLETRPPNVEGRGEVSQRELVKNCLRMRPDRIVMGEVRSGECLDMLQAMNTGHDGSLTTIHANTPRDCLTRVETLVAMAGLNLATKALRHYISSAIDVILQMTRLSDGSRKMTSLSEIVGMEGETITLQEIFLFQQTGLDEERKVHGQFRATGVRPKFVERFKALGISCDPNIFDPEKIYEV is encoded by the coding sequence ATGTACGAGACAAAATGGGATGAAGTGGGGGCGGGGACGGGCATTGGAGCGTTAAACCTGGGTCCATTGAAAGAACGGCTTCACCGTCAGGTGATTGATAGCCTCGATCTTTCAGTTGTAGCGAAGTTGGATAACGATCTTCTCAAGATCGAGCTGACTAAGCTGGTCCAGGAAATGTTGGAGAAGGAATCCGTCCCTCTCAGTATGAAAGAGCGGGAAAGTCTGATTGCTGACATTGAGCATGAAGTCATGGGTTTAGGCCCACTTGAACCGTTGGTGCAAGATCAAACGGTAAACGATATTCTGGTCAACCGAGCCGACCAAATTTACGTGGAGCGGGCCGGAAAACTGGAATTGACAAATGTAAAGTTTCGTGATGAAGCCCATCTGCGAAAAATTATCGAAAAAATTGTTTCTGCCGTTGGGCGACGAATTGATGAATCCTCCCCAATGGTAGATGCTCGGTTGTTGGACGGGTCTCGCGTAAATGCCATTATTCCCCCATTGGCGCTGAATGGATCTTCCATTTCAATTCGAAAGTTTTCCAAGGACAAGTTGCAGATTGCGGATTTGGTGAACAAACGTTCCCTGACTCCTGAAATTGCAGAACTCCTTCGCGGGATTGTCGAAGCGAGACTAAATATCCTGATCTCGGGAGGAACGGGCTGCGGAAAAACGACCATTCTGAATATTTTGTCAGGATTTATACCCTCCGACGAACGCATTGTGACCATCGAGGATTCAGCGGAATTGCAATTGCGGCAAGAGCATGTGGTCCGGCTCGAAACCCGCCCTCCCAACGTGGAAGGGCGAGGAGAAGTGAGTCAGCGGGAATTAGTCAAAAATTGTTTGCGTATGCGCCCGGATCGAATTGTGATGGGTGAGGTGCGAAGCGGGGAATGTCTCGACATGCTTCAAGCTATGAATACGGGGCATGATGGATCACTAACTACGATTCATGCCAATACCCCACGAGATTGCCTGACGCGGGTGGAGACATTGGTGGCCATGGCCGGGTTGAATCTGGCTACGAAGGCTCTTCGCCATTATATCAGTTCCGCGATCGATGTCATTCTCCAAATGACTCGCTTGTCGGATGGATCCCGGAAAATGACCAGTTTGTCGGAAATTGTGGGGATGGAAGGTGAAACCATTACTCTCCAGGAAATATTCTTGTTTCAACAAACCGGACTGGATGAAGAACGAAAGGTGCATGGCCAATTTAGAGCAACGGGAGTGCGGCCGAAATTTGTTGAACGGTTTAAAGCATTAGGAATTTCTTGTGATCCCAATATCTTCGACCCCGAGAAAATTTATGAAGTGTAA
- a CDS encoding AAA family ATPase: MKDKAWKPKRVGGESSGISSDVPVIEISIRSTECKVALEAIIREMDGVRLKETQDHGVPALMIMELEENPEDTFSLIREMMKLNKGMEIFLTAARLESNILLEAMRAGAKEFLAQPLQKQEVSDAIMRFLERATAPVRQGDGQRAAGKVLAFFGGKGGVGTTSIAVNLAAAIKKGPNNPSVALVDVNQHGGDLPLYLDLQPNHSFRDIATDLSRLDQAFLIRVLTKTELGIQVLPSGYDDLSTGRLSPDCVEATLRLLQASFDYVILDCGHVLDLTTKKALELATLILVTSTLMVPVVHRTKRILELLRGSGFPAEKIRLVMNRFLSAEQDVLKETEEILKQKAFWLLPNDYPSASQAVNSGKPLIDVAPRSAVAQSYRDLASSFNGQPSKPASKGSLAGWLNPFKSRNVQSSPSGA, from the coding sequence ATGAAGGATAAAGCTTGGAAGCCAAAACGTGTAGGTGGAGAGTCCTCCGGTATCTCATCTGATGTGCCGGTCATTGAGATTTCCATACGATCGACAGAGTGTAAGGTCGCTCTTGAGGCCATAATTCGGGAGATGGATGGCGTGCGGCTTAAGGAGACTCAAGATCACGGCGTTCCGGCACTCATGATTATGGAGCTTGAAGAGAATCCTGAGGACACGTTCTCTCTTATTCGAGAGATGATGAAATTGAATAAAGGGATGGAGATATTTCTTACCGCTGCCCGATTGGAGTCAAATATTTTATTGGAAGCCATGCGGGCCGGAGCCAAGGAGTTTTTGGCTCAACCGCTCCAAAAGCAAGAAGTGAGTGATGCCATTATGCGATTTTTGGAGCGCGCCACGGCTCCGGTTCGTCAGGGTGACGGGCAACGGGCGGCGGGAAAGGTCCTGGCATTTTTTGGAGGAAAGGGAGGAGTGGGAACGACGAGTATCGCGGTCAATTTGGCCGCCGCGATTAAAAAAGGCCCGAACAACCCCTCTGTCGCATTAGTGGATGTTAATCAGCACGGGGGAGATCTTCCCTTGTATCTCGATCTTCAACCGAACCATAGCTTCCGGGATATTGCGACCGATTTGTCCAGACTAGACCAAGCATTTCTCATTCGTGTCCTTACCAAAACGGAATTGGGCATTCAAGTGCTCCCTTCGGGGTATGACGATCTCAGCACAGGTCGGTTAAGTCCGGATTGTGTGGAAGCGACCCTTCGACTGCTTCAGGCCAGTTTCGATTATGTCATTCTCGATTGTGGACATGTGTTGGATTTGACGACAAAAAAGGCACTGGAGCTTGCGACATTAATCTTGGTGACGTCTACGTTAATGGTCCCCGTGGTTCATCGAACAAAGCGGATTTTAGAATTGCTGCGGGGATCCGGATTTCCTGCTGAAAAAATCCGGTTAGTCATGAATCGTTTTTTGTCGGCAGAACAGGATGTGTTGAAAGAGACTGAAGAAATTTTAAAACAAAAAGCCTTCTGGCTGCTCCCAAACGATTATCCTTCAGCAAGTCAAGCCGTAAATAGCGGGAAGCCGTTGATTGATGTGGCCCCCCGGTCGGCCGTGGCTCAGTCCTATCGGGATCTGGCCAGTTCCTTTAACGGGCAGCCGTCTAAACCGGCAAGCAAAGGTTCCTTAGCCGGATGGTTAAATCCCTTTAAAAGTCGAAATGTCCAATCATCCCCGTCAGGGGCATAA